One segment of Synechococcus sp. A15-24 DNA contains the following:
- a CDS encoding ribonuclease J, whose amino-acid sequence MANNARSGKGQEPCLRVIPLGGLHEIGKNTCVFEYGDDLMLVDAGLAFPSDGMHGVNVVLPDTSFLRENQKRIRGMIVTHGHEDHIGGISHHLKHFNIPVIYGPRLALSMLTGKMEEAGVSDRTTLQTVSPRDVVKVGQHFTVEFIRNTHSMADSYSLAIKTPVGTIIFTGDFKFDHTPVDGEHFDMARLAHHGEEGVLCLFSDSTNAEVPGFCPPERSVFPNLDRHMAAAEGRVIITTFASSIHRVSMILELALKNGRKVGLLGRSMLNVIAKARELGYMRAPDELFVPIKQINDVPDRETLLLMTGSQGEPLAALSRISRGEHPQVRVKTTDTIIFSASPIPGNTISVVNTIDKLMMLGAKVVYGKGEGIHVSGHGFQEDQKLMLALTKPKFFVPVHGEHRMLVQHSKTGHAMGVPENNTLIIDNGDVVELTADSIRKGDPVKAGIELLDQSRNGIVDARVLKERQQLAEDGVVTILAAISTDGAMAAPPRVNLRGVVTTADARKMSLWTEREITWVLENKWKQLCRNTGGKAPEVDWMGVQREVEVGLGRRMRRELQVEPLILCLVQPAPGGTPVYKGRVDAEPDDRPAPRGRRGGGGPARRNGHGGGQGRNTPAPVRANAAPAAATAVVDKPVVQRTVAAPAVSQPVASKPEPEPEMPAGRTRRRRSAAA is encoded by the coding sequence ATGGCTAACAACGCACGATCCGGGAAGGGGCAGGAGCCCTGCTTACGGGTGATTCCCCTGGGGGGACTGCATGAAATCGGCAAGAACACCTGCGTGTTCGAGTACGGCGATGATCTGATGCTGGTGGATGCCGGCCTGGCCTTCCCCAGCGATGGGATGCACGGCGTGAACGTGGTGCTGCCGGACACCAGCTTTCTGCGGGAGAACCAGAAGCGCATCCGCGGCATGATCGTCACCCATGGTCATGAAGACCACATCGGTGGCATCTCACACCACCTCAAGCACTTCAACATCCCGGTGATCTATGGGCCCCGTCTGGCCCTGTCGATGCTCACCGGAAAGATGGAGGAGGCCGGCGTCTCCGACCGCACCACGCTGCAGACCGTCAGTCCCCGCGACGTGGTGAAGGTGGGCCAGCACTTCACGGTGGAATTCATCCGCAACACCCACTCGATGGCGGACAGCTACTCGCTGGCCATCAAGACCCCGGTGGGAACCATCATCTTCACGGGCGATTTCAAGTTCGATCACACCCCGGTCGATGGCGAGCATTTCGACATGGCCCGCCTCGCCCATCACGGGGAAGAGGGCGTGTTGTGCCTGTTCAGCGATTCCACCAACGCGGAAGTGCCGGGCTTCTGTCCCCCTGAGCGGTCGGTGTTCCCCAATCTCGATCGCCACATGGCCGCTGCCGAAGGCCGGGTGATCATCACCACCTTCGCCAGCTCGATCCACCGGGTGTCGATGATCCTGGAGTTGGCCCTGAAGAACGGCCGCAAGGTGGGTCTGCTGGGTCGCTCGATGCTCAACGTGATCGCCAAGGCCCGCGAGCTGGGCTACATGCGCGCGCCGGATGAACTGTTCGTGCCGATCAAGCAGATCAACGATGTTCCCGATCGCGAAACGCTGCTGCTGATGACCGGTAGCCAGGGTGAGCCCTTGGCAGCTCTCAGCCGGATCTCCCGCGGGGAGCATCCTCAGGTTCGGGTGAAGACCACGGACACGATCATCTTTTCGGCCAGCCCGATCCCTGGTAACACCATCTCGGTGGTGAACACGATCGACAAGCTGATGATGCTTGGTGCCAAGGTCGTCTACGGCAAGGGCGAGGGCATTCACGTGTCCGGCCATGGCTTCCAGGAAGACCAGAAGCTGATGCTCGCCCTCACCAAGCCCAAGTTCTTCGTGCCCGTGCACGGTGAGCACCGGATGCTGGTGCAACACTCCAAGACCGGTCACGCCATGGGGGTGCCGGAGAACAACACCCTGATCATTGATAACGGTGATGTGGTGGAGCTGACCGCGGATTCGATCCGCAAGGGTGATCCGGTGAAGGCTGGTATTGAGCTGCTGGATCAATCCCGTAACGGCATCGTGGACGCCCGTGTGCTCAAGGAGCGTCAGCAACTGGCCGAAGACGGCGTGGTGACGATCCTGGCGGCCATCAGCACCGATGGCGCGATGGCGGCGCCGCCGCGGGTGAACCTGCGGGGGGTGGTGACCACCGCCGATGCCCGCAAGATGTCTCTCTGGACTGAGCGAGAGATCACCTGGGTGTTGGAGAACAAGTGGAAGCAGCTTTGCCGGAATACCGGTGGCAAGGCACCGGAGGTGGATTGGATGGGTGTACAGCGTGAGGTGGAGGTGGGCCTCGGCCGTCGCATGCGTCGCGAGTTGCAGGTGGAGCCGCTGATCCTCTGCCTGGTGCAGCCCGCTCCTGGTGGCACACCGGTGTACAAGGGTCGTGTCGATGCGGAACCCGATGACCGTCCGGCGCCTCGCGGTCGCCGTGGTGGTGGCGGACCCGCTCGTCGCAATGGCCATGGCGGTGGCCAGGGCCGCAACACCCCTGCACCCGTCCGGGCCAATGCGGCTCCGGCTGCCGCAACGGCTGTGGTGGACAAGCCCGTTGTTCAAAGAACTGTTGCTGCTCCTGCTGTCAGCCAGCCAGTGGCATCAAAGCCTGAACCTGAACCGGAGATGCCGGCTGGCCGCACCCGCCGCCGCCGTTCAGCGGCTGCCTGA
- a CDS encoding aspartate kinase yields MALLVQKFGGTSVGSVERIQAVAERISRSREEGHDVVVVVSAMGHTTDELTGLASAITNSPPQREMDMLLASGEQVSIALLAMALNQQGVAAVSMTGPQVGIVTESTHGRARILEIRTDRIRGHLADGRVVVVAGFQGTSSGVGGVAEITTLGRGGSDTSAVALAAALNADACEIYTDVPGVLSTDPRKVADAQLMDEISCDEMLELASLGASVLHPRAVEIARNYGVLMVVRSSWSEAPGTRLTSRRGRPLNQAGLELGSPVDGVEQMDHQAVIALSHIPDQPGIAARLFETLSGADINVDLIIQSTHEGSSNDITFTVAEADLEAARRVSQTVLDSLGGELAAEGGMTKLSISGAGIMGRPGIAAGLFHCLSQQGINLRLIATSEVKVSCVIDAESGRKALQAVQEAFDVADAQVELNPDLSSSDEPEVRGVALDRDQAQLSVRHVPDRPGTAAALCSALAERGISLDAIVQSERQHGDGSRDISFILRKEDRSRADVALAPLLAQWPGAALEEGESIARVSAVGAGMPATPGTAGRMFRALADAGINIALIATSEIRTSCVVAEQDGVAALQAVHAGFGLGGKEQHTAQGSASPLDS; encoded by the coding sequence ATGGCCCTCCTGGTGCAGAAGTTCGGCGGCACCTCCGTCGGCAGTGTCGAACGCATCCAGGCGGTGGCCGAGCGGATCAGCCGCAGCCGCGAGGAGGGCCACGACGTGGTGGTGGTGGTGTCGGCCATGGGCCACACCACCGATGAACTCACCGGACTGGCGTCCGCCATCACCAACAGCCCGCCGCAACGGGAGATGGACATGCTGCTGGCCAGCGGTGAACAGGTGTCCATTGCCCTGCTGGCCATGGCCCTGAACCAACAAGGGGTTGCCGCTGTCTCGATGACAGGGCCCCAAGTGGGCATCGTGACCGAATCCACCCACGGCCGGGCTCGCATCCTCGAGATCCGCACCGACCGAATTCGCGGCCATCTGGCTGATGGCCGTGTGGTGGTGGTGGCCGGCTTCCAGGGCACCAGCAGTGGCGTTGGCGGTGTGGCTGAGATCACCACCCTGGGCCGCGGCGGCTCCGACACCTCCGCCGTCGCCCTGGCGGCTGCGTTGAACGCCGATGCCTGTGAGATCTACACCGACGTGCCGGGAGTGCTCAGCACCGATCCCCGCAAGGTGGCCGATGCGCAGCTGATGGATGAGATCAGCTGCGATGAAATGCTCGAGCTGGCCAGCCTCGGTGCTTCTGTGCTGCATCCCCGGGCGGTGGAGATCGCCCGCAATTACGGCGTGCTGATGGTGGTGCGCTCGAGCTGGAGCGAAGCCCCCGGCACCCGCCTCACCAGCCGCCGCGGCCGGCCGCTCAACCAGGCCGGACTCGAACTGGGCAGCCCTGTCGATGGCGTTGAGCAAATGGACCATCAAGCGGTGATCGCGCTATCGCACATCCCGGATCAGCCGGGCATTGCCGCCCGCCTGTTCGAAACCCTCTCGGGCGCTGACATCAACGTGGATCTGATCATCCAGTCCACCCACGAGGGCAGCAGCAACGACATCACCTTCACCGTGGCGGAAGCTGATCTGGAGGCCGCCCGTCGCGTCAGCCAGACCGTGCTGGACAGCCTTGGTGGCGAGCTGGCCGCTGAGGGGGGCATGACCAAGCTGAGCATCAGTGGCGCCGGAATCATGGGGCGCCCCGGCATCGCCGCTGGACTGTTCCACTGCCTCTCGCAGCAGGGCATCAACCTGCGCCTGATCGCCACCAGCGAAGTGAAGGTGAGCTGTGTGATCGATGCCGAATCCGGTCGCAAGGCGCTGCAGGCAGTGCAGGAGGCCTTCGATGTGGCCGATGCGCAGGTGGAGCTCAACCCAGACCTCAGCAGCAGCGACGAACCGGAAGTGCGCGGGGTTGCCCTCGATCGCGACCAGGCCCAGCTGTCGGTGCGCCACGTACCGGACCGCCCCGGCACCGCCGCTGCCCTCTGTTCCGCCCTGGCCGAACGCGGCATCAGCCTCGATGCGATCGTCCAATCGGAGCGTCAACACGGCGACGGCTCGCGGGATATCAGCTTCATCCTGCGCAAGGAGGACCGCAGCCGCGCGGATGTCGCCCTGGCACCACTGCTGGCGCAATGGCCCGGTGCAGCGTTGGAGGAGGGCGAATCGATCGCCCGGGTGAGCGCAGTCGGCGCTGGCATGCCCGCCACCCCCGGGACCGCAGGCCGGATGTTCCGTGCCCTGGCTGATGCCGGCATCAACATCGCCCTGATCGCCACCAGCGAGATCCGCACCAGCTGCGTGGTAGCGGAGCAGGACGGTGTGGCAGCCCTGCAGGCTGTTCACGCCGGCTTCGGGTTGGGGGGGAAGGAGCAGCACACCGCTCAGGGCAGCGCCTCACCCCTCGACAGCTGA
- the holA gene encoding DNA polymerase III subunit delta, with amino-acid sequence MPIHLIWGDDAAARDRAINGLIETVVDPSWASLNLSRLDGAEAGQAVQALDEARTPPFAAGERLVLLQRSPFCNGCPTELADRFEAALTLIPDSSHLVLVNPSKPDGRLRTTKALQKRIKAGLDQEKSFPLPAVWDGAGQRQLVQRTAEALGLRLEPDAIDALVDAIGTDSARLESELRKLSLRSTTISAELVAELVGGLATNALQVGDALLEGNPGDAIARWDALIEAGEPALRIVATLSGQIRGWLWVSLMEQQGERDVAVIAKAAGIGNPKRIYVMRKQLQGRPPQRFLSLLGRLLEVEARLKRGAQPGDAFRDGLLG; translated from the coding sequence ATGCCGATCCATCTGATCTGGGGTGATGACGCCGCCGCGCGGGATCGGGCCATCAACGGCCTGATCGAGACGGTGGTGGATCCCAGCTGGGCCAGCCTCAACCTCAGCCGCCTCGATGGCGCTGAAGCCGGTCAGGCCGTCCAGGCCCTCGATGAGGCCCGAACGCCGCCCTTCGCGGCCGGTGAACGCCTGGTGCTGCTGCAACGCAGTCCTTTCTGCAATGGCTGTCCCACCGAGCTGGCGGATCGCTTCGAAGCCGCACTGACGCTGATCCCCGACAGCAGCCATCTGGTGCTGGTCAATCCCTCCAAGCCCGACGGTCGCCTGCGCACCACCAAGGCCCTGCAGAAGCGCATCAAAGCCGGCCTAGACCAGGAAAAGAGCTTCCCCTTGCCGGCCGTGTGGGATGGGGCCGGTCAGCGACAGCTGGTGCAGCGCACCGCCGAAGCCCTTGGCCTGCGCCTGGAACCGGACGCCATCGATGCCCTGGTGGACGCCATCGGCACGGACAGCGCCCGGCTGGAATCGGAACTGCGCAAGCTCTCCCTGCGGTCCACAACCATCAGTGCCGAGCTGGTGGCCGAGCTGGTTGGAGGGTTGGCGACCAATGCCCTGCAGGTGGGCGATGCCCTGCTGGAAGGCAACCCCGGTGACGCCATCGCCCGCTGGGATGCCCTGATCGAAGCCGGTGAACCGGCCCTGCGCATCGTGGCCACCCTCAGCGGGCAGATCCGCGGCTGGCTCTGGGTGAGCTTGATGGAGCAGCAAGGCGAACGGGATGTGGCGGTGATCGCCAAGGCCGCCGGCATCGGCAACCCGAAACGGATTTATGTGATGCGCAAGCAGCTGCAGGGCCGACCACCCCAGCGCTTCCTCTCCCTGCTGGGGCGGCTGCTGGAGGTGGAAGCCCGGCTGAAGCGGGGTGCCCAGCCCGGTGATGCCTTCCGTGATGGCCTGCTGGGCTGA
- a CDS encoding precorrin-8X methylmutase: MAAMAQDHPIFTESIRRIREALGPTDLEPLQQQVLERLVHSSGDLALGDLLRFSTGACDAGLTALQQGAAILTDTVMAAAAVAPMAQRTLQTTVRTVLEWAPNQAPLGSTRTAAGMERAWQELSAAGPAPLVLIGSAPTALEVLLEQVAAGAPAPSLVIGMPVGFVGVAESKRYLAESGLDHIRLEGSRGGAGLVAAAVNALLRAAAG; the protein is encoded by the coding sequence ATGGCGGCGATGGCCCAGGACCACCCGATCTTCACCGAAAGCATCCGGCGGATCCGTGAGGCCCTGGGTCCCACGGATCTGGAGCCGTTGCAACAGCAGGTGTTGGAGCGGTTAGTGCATAGCAGCGGCGATCTGGCCCTGGGGGACTTGCTGCGCTTCAGTACCGGCGCCTGTGACGCAGGCCTGACGGCCCTGCAGCAGGGAGCAGCGATCCTGACGGACACAGTCATGGCGGCAGCGGCGGTGGCGCCGATGGCCCAGCGCACATTGCAAACGACGGTGCGCACGGTGCTGGAGTGGGCCCCGAATCAGGCGCCGCTGGGGTCGACACGAACGGCAGCGGGGATGGAGCGGGCCTGGCAAGAGCTGTCAGCGGCTGGCCCTGCACCTCTGGTGTTGATCGGCAGTGCCCCCACGGCCCTGGAGGTGCTGCTGGAGCAGGTGGCGGCTGGAGCGCCAGCCCCCAGCCTGGTGATCGGCATGCCGGTGGGCTTTGTCGGGGTGGCCGAAAGCAAGCGCTATCTGGCTGAGAGCGGCTTGGATCACATCCGTCTGGAGGGCAGCCGCGGTGGGGCGGGCCTGGTGGCTGCGGCGGTCAATGCCCTGTTGCGGGCGGCCGCAGGCTGA
- the tilS gene encoding tRNA lysidine(34) synthetase TilS, translating to MGTGQRSPDSHTVGEQRPLALAWSPWHDRLHRRLQQHPLLLPDGQPLLLAVSGGQDSMALLVLLQELQRLHHWPLNIWHGDHGWHPGSAAIAADLKSWCQQRDLPIQVDQAPQNSTTSEASARQWRYSQLQQRAGQLSADVVTGHTASDRAETLLLQLARGTDLAGLGALRPVRPLCNDSPDAAQLRRPLLGFSRADTAAVCRDLAIPIWQDPSNQSAAFARNRIRAEVLPVLEQLHPGSSQRMANLAERTSQLQDTQQELSQLALEPLRTSTGLDRRRLGALQPSTRRQLLAVWLVEQGVSGLNAALLEQLSEHLVLGAAGGGCDLPGGWRLQWQGDNLSLRPPATGH from the coding sequence ATGGGGACTGGACAGCGATCCCCTGATTCTCACACCGTGGGGGAACAACGCCCACTCGCTTTGGCCTGGAGCCCCTGGCACGACCGTCTGCACCGGCGGCTGCAGCAACATCCGCTGCTGCTGCCAGATGGGCAACCGCTGCTGCTGGCGGTATCCGGCGGCCAGGACTCGATGGCCCTGTTGGTGCTGCTGCAGGAGCTGCAGCGGCTGCACCACTGGCCGCTGAACATCTGGCATGGCGACCACGGCTGGCATCCGGGTTCAGCCGCGATTGCGGCTGACTTGAAGAGCTGGTGCCAACAGCGGGACCTACCGATTCAGGTGGACCAAGCACCACAGAACAGCACAACCAGCGAAGCAAGTGCCCGCCAGTGGCGCTACAGCCAACTCCAGCAGCGGGCCGGACAGCTGAGTGCCGATGTGGTCACAGGCCACACCGCCAGCGACCGGGCGGAAACCCTGCTGCTGCAACTGGCCCGCGGCACGGACCTGGCCGGCCTCGGTGCCCTGCGGCCCGTGCGGCCCCTCTGCAACGACAGCCCCGACGCTGCGCAGCTGCGGCGCCCTTTGCTGGGCTTCAGCCGCGCCGATACCGCCGCAGTGTGCCGGGATCTGGCCATCCCGATCTGGCAGGACCCCAGCAACCAATCAGCGGCCTTTGCCCGCAACCGGATCCGGGCTGAGGTGCTGCCGGTGCTGGAGCAGCTCCACCCCGGCAGCAGCCAGCGGATGGCCAACTTGGCGGAACGAACGTCCCAGCTGCAGGACACTCAGCAGGAGTTGAGCCAGCTGGCACTCGAGCCGCTGCGCACCAGCACCGGCCTGGATCGTCGCCGGCTGGGGGCACTGCAACCCTCCACCCGCCGTCAGCTGCTGGCGGTGTGGCTAGTGGAGCAGGGGGTTTCTGGCCTCAACGCCGCTCTGCTGGAGCAGCTCAGTGAACACCTGGTCCTCGGCGCTGCCGGCGGCGGCTGCGACCTCCCCGGAGGCTGGCGGCTGCAATGGCAGGGGGACAACCTCAGCCTGCGGCCGCCCGCAACAGGGCATTGA
- a CDS encoding DUF561 domain-containing protein: MSRLQQLPVALQRSLEQRSTLKVIAGLMNFDAASVARVARAAGHGGADLIDVACDAELVSLAIEASGGVPVCVSSVEPEQFPAAVAAGAVMVEIGNFDAFYPQGRIFGAAEVLELTSRTRELLPEVVLSVTVPHVLPMDQQEQLAIDLVAAGADLIQTEGGTSAKPFSAGSLGLIEKAAPTLAAAHSISRVSEAPVLCASGLSAVTVPMAIAAGAAGVGVGSAVNRLNDELAMVAVVRGLRDALSSAVTARV, from the coding sequence ATGTCCCGTCTCCAGCAGCTGCCCGTCGCTCTGCAGCGCAGCCTCGAGCAGCGGTCCACCCTCAAGGTGATCGCCGGCCTGATGAATTTCGACGCCGCCAGCGTCGCCCGGGTGGCCCGTGCTGCGGGGCATGGCGGGGCGGATTTGATTGATGTGGCCTGCGACGCCGAACTGGTGAGCCTGGCGATCGAAGCCTCCGGTGGTGTGCCGGTGTGCGTGTCCTCGGTGGAGCCGGAACAGTTCCCTGCTGCCGTGGCCGCCGGTGCCGTGATGGTCGAGATCGGCAATTTCGATGCCTTCTATCCCCAGGGCAGGATCTTCGGTGCCGCGGAGGTGCTCGAGCTCACCAGTCGCACCCGCGAGCTGCTGCCGGAGGTGGTGCTGAGTGTCACCGTGCCCCACGTGTTGCCGATGGATCAGCAGGAACAGCTGGCGATCGATCTAGTGGCCGCCGGTGCCGACCTGATCCAGACCGAAGGTGGCACCAGCGCCAAGCCCTTCAGTGCCGGCAGCCTCGGCCTGATCGAGAAGGCGGCCCCCACCTTGGCGGCGGCCCACAGCATCAGCCGTGTGTCGGAGGCTCCGGTGCTCTGCGCCTCCGGTCTGTCGGCGGTCACCGTGCCGATGGCGATCGCCGCCGGTGCCGCTGGCGTTGGTGTGGGATCAGCCGTGAACCGCCTGAACGATGAGCTGGCCATGGTGGCGGTGGTGCGCGGTCTGCGGGATGCCCTCAGCAGCGCTGTAACGGCCCGCGTCTGA
- the psbZ gene encoding photosystem II reaction center protein PsbZ, with protein MQFLNTLTVLALVVASFALIVAVPVLYASSEDSGRSNRLILLGSAVWVALVLLNWGVSFFVV; from the coding sequence ATGCAGTTCCTCAACACGCTGACGGTTCTGGCCCTCGTGGTGGCGTCCTTTGCGCTCATCGTGGCGGTTCCGGTGCTGTATGCCTCCAGCGAAGACAGCGGTCGTTCCAACCGTCTGATCCTGCTGGGCAGTGCTGTTTGGGTGGCGCTGGTGTTGCTGAACTGGGGTGTGAGCTTCTTTGTGGTCTGA
- the ribH gene encoding 6,7-dimethyl-8-ribityllumazine synthase, with protein sequence MATFEGCFSDASGLRIGIVVARFNDLVTAKLLSGCLDCLKRHGLDVSETSGQLDVAWVPGSFELPIVAQQMARSGKYQVLITLGAVIRGDTPHFDVVVAEASKGIAAVARDAAVPVIFGVLTTDTMQQALERAGIKSNLGWSYGLEALEMGSLMQGLPTPVG encoded by the coding sequence ATGGCCACTTTTGAGGGATGTTTTTCCGATGCGTCAGGGCTGCGCATCGGCATCGTCGTGGCCCGGTTCAATGATCTGGTCACCGCCAAGCTGCTGAGCGGCTGCCTGGATTGCCTCAAACGTCATGGACTTGATGTGTCCGAGACCAGTGGTCAACTGGATGTGGCCTGGGTGCCGGGATCGTTTGAGCTACCGATCGTGGCGCAGCAGATGGCCCGCAGCGGTAAGTACCAGGTGCTGATCACCCTGGGCGCTGTGATCCGTGGCGACACCCCCCACTTCGATGTGGTGGTTGCTGAAGCCAGCAAGGGGATTGCGGCGGTGGCTCGGGATGCCGCGGTGCCTGTGATTTTTGGTGTGCTCACCACAGACACGATGCAGCAGGCGTTGGAGCGTGCAGGCATCAAGAGCAACCTGGGCTGGAGCTACGGCTTGGAGGCCCTGGAGATGGGCAGCCTGATGCAAGGGCTGCCCACGCCGGTGGGTTGA
- the mutS gene encoding DNA mismatch repair protein MutS yields MPRSVSQLQDNALQGNLFGAPESTASSATPSEPEAASHDLSDDELGADAAARPRQRQATTNKASSEAPAANDSEPSSDEPAWAHHSQVDPLQLTPMLRHYVELKAAHPERVLIYRLGDFFECFFEDAIELSRVLELTLTGKEGGKAIGRVPMAGIPHHAAERYCTELIKQGYSVALCDQLETTPTKGALLKRDITRVLTPGTVLEEGMLSARRNNWLAAVVVESAQGEQPFRWGLASTDVSTGEVRVLQRQGSDSLHQYLAQLQASELLWSGAEASPAWCPDGWRLTPVASTPFSRPDAEAMLLRHYKLATLDGLGLSDTPFALRALGGLVAYLRDTQPLDEVSSVPLEVPTLEQRGDALVLDLQTRRNLELTATQRDGQLQGSLLWAIDRCLTAMGGRCLRRWIEAPLMDLTTIQQRQAVVSRLVEQRSLRLTIRKLLRPMGDLERLSGRAGAGHAGARDVVAIADGLERLPQLAAQLNGQIAQEPDWLEPLTQPQPALAELAAVVRHQLLATPPLSLSEGGLIHDGVDPLLDGLRNQLDDQDAWLADQEQLERQRSGIATLKLQHHRTFGYFLAVSKAKATAVPNHWIRRQTLANEERFITPDLKEREGSIFQLRARACQREYELFCQLREQVGAMAAPIRQAARAVAALDALTGLADVAATGGYCAPTINDSRVLQLEASRHPVVEQRLVESTFIANDVQLGDGTDLVVLTGPNASGKSCYLRQIGLIQLMAQIGSWVPARSATIGIADRIFTRVGAVDDLAAGQSTFMVEMAETANILHHASDRSLVLLDEIGRGTATFDGLSIAWAVSEHLAGDLGCRTVFATHYHELNNLAAERDNVANFQVLVEETGEDLVFLHQVQAGGASRSYGIEAARLAGVPKPVVRRALQILDQLAA; encoded by the coding sequence ATGCCGCGGTCCGTTTCCCAGCTTCAGGACAACGCTCTTCAAGGGAATTTATTCGGCGCCCCTGAGTCAACTGCCTCGTCTGCGACCCCCAGCGAACCTGAGGCCGCCAGCCACGATCTCAGCGACGACGAGCTCGGCGCCGATGCCGCCGCCCGGCCCCGCCAGCGGCAGGCCACGACAAACAAGGCCAGCAGCGAAGCTCCAGCTGCGAACGATTCAGAACCAAGCAGCGACGAACCCGCCTGGGCCCATCACAGCCAGGTGGATCCGCTGCAGCTGACACCGATGCTGCGTCACTACGTGGAACTCAAAGCGGCCCATCCCGAGCGGGTGCTGATCTACCGCCTGGGGGACTTCTTCGAGTGCTTCTTCGAGGACGCCATCGAGCTCTCGCGGGTGCTGGAACTCACCCTTACCGGTAAAGAGGGCGGCAAGGCCATCGGCCGGGTGCCGATGGCGGGCATCCCCCACCACGCCGCCGAGCGCTACTGCACCGAACTGATCAAACAGGGCTACAGCGTGGCTCTGTGCGACCAGCTCGAAACCACCCCCACCAAGGGCGCCCTGCTCAAACGGGACATCACCCGGGTGCTGACCCCCGGCACCGTGCTGGAGGAGGGCATGCTCAGCGCCCGCCGCAACAACTGGCTGGCGGCAGTCGTCGTGGAATCAGCCCAGGGGGAACAACCCTTCCGCTGGGGTCTGGCCAGCACCGATGTGAGTACCGGTGAGGTGCGCGTGCTGCAACGGCAAGGCAGCGACAGCCTTCATCAGTACTTGGCACAGTTGCAGGCATCCGAACTGCTGTGGAGCGGAGCAGAAGCCAGTCCAGCTTGGTGCCCAGATGGCTGGCGTCTGACGCCCGTCGCCAGCACTCCCTTCAGTCGCCCCGACGCTGAAGCCATGCTGCTGCGCCACTACAAATTGGCGACACTCGACGGCCTTGGTCTTTCGGACACCCCGTTCGCACTGCGGGCCCTGGGGGGCTTGGTGGCCTACCTGCGCGACACCCAACCCCTCGATGAGGTCAGCTCCGTTCCCCTCGAGGTGCCAACACTCGAGCAACGCGGTGATGCCCTGGTGCTTGATCTCCAGACCCGCCGCAACCTCGAGCTCACTGCCACGCAGCGTGATGGGCAACTGCAGGGTTCCCTGCTTTGGGCGATTGACCGTTGCCTGACCGCCATGGGCGGCCGCTGCTTAAGGCGCTGGATCGAAGCGCCGCTGATGGACCTCACCACAATTCAGCAACGCCAGGCCGTGGTCTCACGGCTGGTGGAGCAACGCAGCTTGCGGCTGACGATCCGGAAGCTGCTGCGGCCGATGGGTGATCTCGAGCGGCTGTCCGGTCGTGCCGGAGCTGGCCATGCCGGGGCCCGCGATGTCGTCGCCATTGCGGATGGACTCGAACGGTTGCCACAGTTGGCAGCCCAGTTGAACGGTCAGATCGCACAGGAACCCGACTGGTTGGAGCCACTCACCCAACCGCAACCGGCCCTGGCGGAACTGGCGGCCGTCGTCCGCCACCAACTGCTGGCGACCCCACCGCTGAGCCTCAGTGAAGGCGGACTGATCCACGACGGGGTTGACCCTCTCCTTGATGGGTTGCGCAACCAACTGGATGATCAGGACGCCTGGCTTGCCGATCAAGAGCAGCTGGAGCGACAACGCAGCGGCATCGCCACCCTGAAGCTGCAGCACCACCGCACCTTCGGCTATTTCCTGGCGGTGAGCAAAGCCAAGGCCACGGCGGTGCCGAACCACTGGATCCGCCGCCAGACCCTGGCCAATGAGGAACGGTTCATCACCCCGGATCTCAAAGAGCGGGAAGGCAGCATCTTCCAACTGCGGGCTCGCGCCTGCCAGCGGGAATATGAGCTGTTTTGCCAGCTGCGTGAGCAGGTTGGCGCCATGGCCGCTCCGATCCGTCAGGCAGCTCGCGCCGTCGCTGCGCTGGATGCGCTCACGGGCTTGGCCGATGTCGCTGCCACAGGGGGCTACTGCGCTCCCACCATCAACGACAGCCGCGTCTTGCAGCTGGAGGCCAGCCGTCACCCCGTGGTGGAGCAACGGCTGGTGGAGTCCACCTTCATCGCCAATGATGTGCAGCTCGGTGATGGCACCGACCTGGTGGTGCTCACCGGCCCCAACGCCAGTGGCAAGAGCTGCTACCTGCGCCAGATCGGCCTCATCCAACTGATGGCGCAAATCGGCAGTTGGGTGCCCGCCCGCTCCGCCACCATTGGCATTGCCGATCGAATCTTCACCCGCGTGGGTGCTGTGGATGATCTGGCGGCCGGTCAGTCCACCTTCATGGTGGAGATGGCGGAAACCGCCAACATCCTTCACCACGCCAGTGATCGCTCCCTCGTGCTGCTCGATGAAATTGGCCGAGGCACGGCAACGTTCGACGGCCTCTCCATCGCCTGGGCCGTGAGCGAACACTTGGCCGGCGATCTGGGCTGCCGCACGGTGTTTGCCACCCACTACCACGAGCTCAACAATCTGGCCGCTGAACGCGACAACGTGGCCAACTTTCAGGTGCTGGTGGAGGAAACCGGCGAGGATCTGGTGTTCCTCCATCAGGTGCAGGCCGGCGGTGCCAGCCGCAGCTACGGCATTGAAGCGGCACGGCTTGCGGGTGTCCCCAAGCCGGTCGTCAGACGCGCCCTTCAAATCCTTGATCAATTGGCAGCATGA